The Pseudofrankia sp. DC12 region CCAGGCAGAAGGTGAACTATCACCTGCACGCGCTGGAGCAGCACGGGCTGCTGGAGCTGGTCGAGGAGCGGCGCAAGGGGAACTGCACCGAACGGGTCCTTCAGGCGACCGCCAGCTCGTACGTGATCTCACCGGCCGCGCTGGCCGACGTCGCCCCGGATCCCGACCGAGCGCGCGACGAGGGCTCGGCGCGCTGGATGCTTGCCCTTGCCGCGCGGCTCATCCACGAGGTGGGGCAGTTGCTCGCCGGCGCGACGGCCGCCCGCAAGCGGCTGGCCACCTTCGCGGTCGACAGCGAGATCCGTTTCGCCACCGCCGCGGACCGGGCGGCGTTCGCGGCGGAGCTGTCCGACACGGTCACGGCGCTGGTCTCGAGGTATCACGACGAGACGGCCGCCGGCGGCAGGCCGCACCGGCTCGTGATCGCTCTGCATCCCAGCCTCAGGCCCCCGAACGTCGCCACCGATGCGCATCCCGATCCAGACCCGGCCGAGCCCGGCCGCACCGAGGAGAGCTGACATGCCGAACGAGCCGACCAACGACGCGCCAGACGACAAGCCCGCCGCCGGCGGGCGGGAGTTCGCGATCGAGCGCGAGGTCGAGCTGCGGACCACACCCGAGGACTACTGGGACGCGGTCACCACCGGCAACGCGGCCTGGCTCTGGCCGATGGAGGCTCCTGAGCCGCGGGTCGGCGGCGCCGCCGCGTTCGGCGGCACCGTGCTGGCCTGGGAGCCGCCGCATCACCTGATCATGCGCAGCGAGGGCCCGGACGGCTGGTTCAACCAGCTCGAGCACCTGATCGAGGCCCGGGACGGTGGCACCACCTGGGTCCGGTACGTACACAGCGGCGTGCTCGTCGACGACTGGGACAACCAGTACGACGGCGCGGGCAAGCACACCGACTTCTACCTGCACACCCTGGGCCGGTACCTGCGCTACTACAACGGCCGGCCGGCCAGGTACGTCAGCGTCGACGCCCCGGCGGCGTCGGTCACGCCCGACGGCTTCGACGCGCTGCGCCGCGCCGCCGGCCTCGCGGACGCCACGGTCGGCGACCGGGTTCAGCTAACGATTCCGGGCCTTCCCACGCTGGACGCGGCCGTCGACTACCTGACTCCGCATTTCCTCGGGTTCCACACCGAGGACGCGATGTACCGGGTCTTCGGTCGCAACGCGTTCGGCGCCCCGGTGGCGGTCGCCGTCCACCTGTTCAGCCCGGACGCGGACGAGCCCATCGTCGACAAGGCCCTGCGCGCCTGGCTCGACGGCGTCTACGCCTGACGTCCCACGCCTGACCCGGCGCTCGACGGGCGGGACCGGCACCTGGTGCCGGTCCCGCCCGTCCGTCCGTCGTCTCGGCCCGACGCTGGCCCACGTTCGAGGGCGCCGGTTGGCTCGCGACGGCCACCTGCCTCCAGACGGGCCCCACGGGCGGACCCGTGCGTTGGAGTGGCAGGCCCGCCGCGGGGCTGTTTCGACCGGGTCCGGCGGGTTCGACGATGATCGCCCGTCGGGCAGAAATGGCATGTCTACCAGCGGTTTCCCGCCGCCGAGTCGCGCCGGTCGGCTACCGGAGCGCCCGTTGGCGCGACGCCCGCCACGGCTTTGGGCCGCCGGAGCAGCGGTTGCGGGCGCCGATGAGGAGGCCCGGCCCGCGCTATTCTCTGATCGGACGCAGATCTGCCGACATCTTGTCGGGCCCATTTCGTCAACCGGTGCCGGGTTTCCGGCCACGGCGGGGGTGCTAGGTCGTCTATGAAGTGCATGAAGGCTGGGCCGTGATGGCCAGCGTATTCGGGCTCGACAGGAAAGCAGCGATCGCGCTGTCGGGCGAGCTGACCTCCATTCGAGCGTCATTGGCGTCGCTCGGCTCCGATATCGACGAGGCGCGCAGCAATACCGGCGCACCCGAGGTTGAGGGCGCGTTGGTAAGGTTCGTGCACGGTTCCGCGGACAGCCGGGGAAATCTCGACCAGTTGCTGGCCAGGGCAATCGGGCTCGTGAACGGGCTGATCGACGGCACCGGCGCCGTCGACGCGGGTCTTGCGCGGGCGCTGGGCCCGGCCGGCGCACCCCTGTCCGCCGCGCCAGATCTCGCGGGCGGGCTGGGCGGCGCCCTCGGCCTGGCGGCGGCGGGTGCGCCGTGACCACGATGGCGACCGGGCAGCGCGGGTTCAGCCTGCGGGTTCCGGACTCCTGGTTCGCGTTCGACGTGCGCCGCGCGACGCGGACCGGGGATCTGGCCCGGCTGGTAGACGCGCGCACGGCGGCCCAGCCACGCCTGCGCCCGTATCGTTCCGCGCTGCTCAAGCTCCTGCGCGAGGCCGCCGACCGGGCCGAACGTCGCGGCGCGGTGTACTGCGCGGCGGCGCCAGGGGACGACCCGGGCGGCGGCGCGATCGCCACGCTGCTGGTGTTCCAGACCGTCGGCGCCGACGGTCCAGCGGGCAACACCGTCGGCGCGATCGCCGGGGCACTGGTCGCCCGCGCGCCGTCCCGGCCGGGTGGCCCGTGGCGCACCGTCGAGATCGCCACCACCCCGGCCGGCGAGGCGGTCCGGGTCCGCGCCGTCGAGCCCGCCGCGCTCGACGGCGGCGCGACGGTCGACACCGTCACGATGCAGACCCTCATTCCAGTGCCTGCCACCGATCACGAGGAATTGCGAGCCGGCGTGCTGAACGTCGTTCTGACCAGCCCACACGTTGGTCTCGCCGACCCGTTGCTCGACCTGTTCGAGGCCATCAGCGACACGCTTCAGTGGTCCACCAGCGATCTACCGGTCTAGTACCCCCTTTCTGGCATCTTTCCCGACCGCCGACGACGCGCCGGGCGCCGTCTGCCTGTCCGACACCTCCAGCCTTTACGGCCGTCCCTACCCTCTCCTGCCCTTTTCCGTGCCGATGGGAGATCTCCGGTGCCAAACATCCAGGTTGACTACGAGGCCATCCGGTCAACGGCGACCGCGCTGTCTCGCGCGCAGACCGATATGGAAAACCAGCTGACCACCCTCAAAGGCCTGATCGACAACCTGGTGACCAGCGGTTTCAGTACCGAACTGGCATCTGGTCGTTTCCATGAGTCATACGGCAGCTGGGACACCGGAACCCGCCAGGCCATCACCGGGCTCGCGGGGATGAGCCGGTTCCTCACCGACGCCATCGCCCAGCACCAGCAGCTCGACACGGCCCTCGGCCAGGCCGCCGGCGGATAGCCCGCACACCCGCACGAGGGGAGCACCCGATGAGCAGCGACTGGCAGGTGCTGGGGCTCGACGCCGATCCCACACCCGGAGATCCGGCGGCGGTACAGGCCCTCGCCACCCGGTTGGGGCGCGACGCGACGACGGCGGACGACGGGACCCGCCGTCTGCGCTCCGTCGCCGCCGGGGGCGGCGACCTGGCGATGCGCGGTGACTACGCGGCCAGCTACGCCGGAGCGTTCGACGACCTACCGGGCCAGCTGGCCAAGCTCGCCCGGGCCTACCGCGGCTGCGGCACGGCGCTGTCCGCCTACGGCACCACGCTCGGCCGCGCGAAGGCCCAGGCCGGTGCCGCGCTGCGCCAGGGGCTCGACGCCCATACCCGCTACCAGGGCGCGCTGGCTCGCGTCGAGTCGATGCTGCCGGCCGAGCGGGCGCTGCTGCTGTGGCCCAACGACGAGCTCAGTCCAGGCTCGATCGCGGCGGCGACCGCGGAGCTGGCCGTCCCCGGCGTCGCCGACCAGGTCCGGGCGGTCGCCAGGCAGGGTGAGGACGCCCGGCACGACCGTGATCTCGCGGCCCGGCTGGCCCGGGACGCCGCCAGCCTCCGCGACGGCGCGGCGAGAACCTGCGCCGACGGCATCGACACCGCGCTGCGGGACAGCGGGATCAAGAACCGGCCCTGGTACCTCAAGGCCTGGGACAGCACCCGCCACGTCGTCACCGAGCCGTTCACGTCCTGGCACAACTTCGTCGGGTTCTGCGCGGACGTCGCGCTTGTCGCCGGCCTCGCCGTCCTGGTCGTCTCCGGCCCGGCCGGCTGGGCCCTGGGCGCCGTCGTCCTGGGCGCGGGCGCCGTCGTCCTGACGGACGCGCTGCGCCGCTATGGCCGCGGCCAGGCGTCACTCGGCGAGGTGCTGATCGACGCGGTCGGCGTCATCCCCGGTGGCCGGGGCGCGGCCGGAGGCGCGCGTGGGCTGGGCGAGGCCGCGCGGGCCGTCCGCGCCGGCCGCGGCGGGTCACGGGTCGTTACCACGGCCCTGCGCCTCGGCCGGCGGCTGGGTCCGCTCAGCCGGCGGCTCGGGACCGCCACGCCCCGCGGCATCGAGGAGGGAAGCCGGATCCGCGGCCCGCTGCGGCGCGCGGAGGTGTACGCGAAGGCGGCGTGGTGCCGGGTCACCGGCCGCGACCCCATCGACCTGGCCAGCGGCCAGATGATTCTCGACCAGGAGGACGTCGAGCTGCCCGGCGTCCTGCGGTGGGCGTTGCGGCGCACCTACCAGTCGGGCTACACCGCCGGCCGCTGGTTCGGCGCCGGCTGGAGCTCGACGGTGGACCTGCGCCTGGAGGTCGACGACGAAGGCGTCTGCTTCGCGGCGGCGGACGGGATGGCGCTCGCGTTCCCGCATCCGGCACCCGGCGGCCCGCCCGTGCTGCCCGCGGCGGGGCCAGGACTGGAGCTGACGCTCGACGAGGCCGGCCAGTACACGGTGCTGGACGCGGCGGCCGGGCACAGTTACCGGTTCGCCGTTCCCGCCGACGGCCAGCGCGGGGTCGCGTTACCGCTGGCCGCGATGGACGACCGCAACGGCAACCGAGTCGAGCTCGGCTACGACGCCGACGGTGACCTCGCCCAGATCAGCCACTCCGGTGGTTACCAGCTCACCGTGCGCACCGACGGCCAGCGGATCGTGGCCGTCGGCGCGGTCACGGCCGAGGGCGAGCAGACCGTGGTCCGCTACGGCTACGACGCGACCGGCCAGCTCACGCACGTCATCAACTCGTCCGGCCGGGCGCTGCGGTTCGACTACGACCCCGACGGACGGATCGTCCGCTGGCTTGACCGCAATGGCACCGAGTACCGGTACACCTACGACGCCACCGGCCGGGTCGTGCGCACCGCCGGCTCGAACGGCTTCCTCGCCGGAACACTCGCCTACGACGACGAACACCACGTCACGACGGAGACAGACTCCCTCGGGCACGTCACCACGCACCACTTCACCGACCGGCTGCGCCCCGGGCGCCGAGTCGACCCCCTCGGGCGAACAACCACCTTCACCTGGGACCGCTTCGACAACCGGACCGCGGTCACCGATCCCCTTGGCCGCACAGTCCGCTACCACTACGACGACGTTGGCAACCTCGTCGCGGTGGAACGACCGGATGGCAGCCGAACCAGCACGGTCTGGAACTCGCAGCGCCTGCCGCTGGCATCCGTCGACGCCGACGGCACCCGCTGGGAACGCGAGTACGACACCCGCGGCAACCTGGTCGCCGTCGTCGACCCGGCCGGCGGCCGCACCGAGCTCGTCCACGACGACCACGGCCGGCTGGTCGCCGTCACCGATGCCCTCGGCCAGCTGACCCAGCTCGAGACCGATGGCGCGGGCCTGCCGATCGCCGTGACCGACCCCACCGGCGCGGTCACCTCCTGGGACCGGGATGCCCTCGGCCGCGTGGTCGCGACGACCGGCCCGCTCGGCGACGTCACCCGTCTGTCCTGGACACCTGAGGGCCAGCTGGCGGCCCGCATCCACCCCGACGGCGCCACCGACGCCTACCGGTACGACGCGGAGGGGAACCTCGTCGAACAGGTCGACCCGGCCGGCTTCGTCGCCAGCACCGAGTACACCCACTTCGACCTGCCGGCCGCGCGCACGAGTCCTGACGGCACCCGGATGGCCTTCGGCTACGACACCGAACTCCGGTTGACCAGCGTCACCAGCCCGCAGGGGCTGGTCTGGCGCTACGAGTACGACGCCGCCGGCCAGCTCGTCGCCGAAAGCGACTTCGACGGCCGGACGGTCCGCTACGGCTACGACGCCGCCGGTCACCTGGTGGAGCGCACCAACGGCGCGGGCGAGACCGTCACCTACACCCGGGACCCGCTCGGCCGCGTCGTCGGCAAATCCGGTCCGAGCGGCCTCACAACGTTCGCCTATGACGCCCGCGGCCGAGTTGTACGTGCCACCAGCCCCGACGCCGAGGTCGTCCTCGAACGCGACCTTCTCGGTCGGGTCACGGCGGAGACCTGCGACGGGCGCCGCCTGACGTCGCGGTATGACCCGCTCGGCCGCCGGACCCGGCGGGTCACCCCGTCGGGCGTCCAGAGCGCCTGGGAGTACGACCCGGCTGGCCGGCCGCTGACGCTGCGCACCGCCGGCCAGGTACTGACCTTCACCCACGACGCCGCCGGGCGGGAGCTCGAACGCCTCCTCGCCCGCGACGCCCCGGGCGGCGCCGAGGTCCTGCTCACCCAGCGTTGGGACACCCGGGACCGGCTGCGCTCCCAGACGCTCGTCGCCGGCTCGTCCCGGCGCCCGGCCGTCGGTCAGCCAGGCGGCGCCGCCACGCTTCTGCAGCGCCGCGACTTCGCCTACACCTCGGACGGCTACCTCGCCGAGATCGACGATCTCGGCGCCGGCTTCCACCGCTTCGAGCTCGACGCGATGCGCCGCGTCACCGGCGTCCAGGGCGCGGCCTGGGCCGAGCGTTACGCCTATGACCCGGCCGGCAACCTCGTCGGCGCCTCATGGCCGGCGTCCCTCGGCCCCGGCACCGCCGACGAGCAGGGCGCGCGCGAGCACTCCGGCACGCTGATCCGCCAGGCCGGCGCGACCCGGTACGAGCACGACGCCCAAAGCCGGGTCATTCTTCGCCAGCAGTCCTACGACAGCGAGGAGACCGGCACCTGGCGATACAGCTGGGATGCCGACGATCACCTGACCGGCGTCACCACGGCGGACGGCACCCGCTGGCGCTACCGGTATGACGCCTTCGGTCGGCGCGTCGCCAAACAACGACTCAACGGCGCCGACGACATCGTCGAACAGACCGCGTTCGTCTGGGACGGCCTCGTCCTCGCCGAGCAGCACCACACGGTCCACGCCAAGTCGGACGGCACCGGTGACCCGGCCACGACGGTCACCACCTGGGACTGGGAACCGAACACCTTCCGCCCCCTCACCCAGTCGGAACGCCACCCCATCGACCACCAGACGCTGTCCCTGGACTGTGGGCCAGACGATCCCGGTCAGGCCTGGTACGACGCCCAGTTCCACGCCATCATCACCGACCTGATCGGTACCCCCACCGAAC contains the following coding sequences:
- a CDS encoding helix-turn-helix domain-containing protein; this encodes MLDVAVIDSPGAAEASLDPVRARLLAALAEPGSATSVAARTGLTRQKVNYHLHALEQHGLLELVEERRKGNCTERVLQATASSYVISPAALADVAPDPDRARDEGSARWMLALAARLIHEVGQLLAGATAARKRLATFAVDSEIRFATAADRAAFAAELSDTVTALVSRYHDETAAGGRPHRLVIALHPSLRPPNVATDAHPDPDPAEPGRTEES
- a CDS encoding WXG100 family type VII secretion target gives rise to the protein MPNIQVDYEAIRSTATALSRAQTDMENQLTTLKGLIDNLVTSGFSTELASGRFHESYGSWDTGTRQAITGLAGMSRFLTDAIAQHQQLDTALGQAAGG
- a CDS encoding DUF6531 domain-containing protein translates to MSSDWQVLGLDADPTPGDPAAVQALATRLGRDATTADDGTRRLRSVAAGGGDLAMRGDYAASYAGAFDDLPGQLAKLARAYRGCGTALSAYGTTLGRAKAQAGAALRQGLDAHTRYQGALARVESMLPAERALLLWPNDELSPGSIAAATAELAVPGVADQVRAVARQGEDARHDRDLAARLARDAASLRDGAARTCADGIDTALRDSGIKNRPWYLKAWDSTRHVVTEPFTSWHNFVGFCADVALVAGLAVLVVSGPAGWALGAVVLGAGAVVLTDALRRYGRGQASLGEVLIDAVGVIPGGRGAAGGARGLGEAARAVRAGRGGSRVVTTALRLGRRLGPLSRRLGTATPRGIEEGSRIRGPLRRAEVYAKAAWCRVTGRDPIDLASGQMILDQEDVELPGVLRWALRRTYQSGYTAGRWFGAGWSSTVDLRLEVDDEGVCFAAADGMALAFPHPAPGGPPVLPAAGPGLELTLDEAGQYTVLDAAAGHSYRFAVPADGQRGVALPLAAMDDRNGNRVELGYDADGDLAQISHSGGYQLTVRTDGQRIVAVGAVTAEGEQTVVRYGYDATGQLTHVINSSGRALRFDYDPDGRIVRWLDRNGTEYRYTYDATGRVVRTAGSNGFLAGTLAYDDEHHVTTETDSLGHVTTHHFTDRLRPGRRVDPLGRTTTFTWDRFDNRTAVTDPLGRTVRYHYDDVGNLVAVERPDGSRTSTVWNSQRLPLASVDADGTRWEREYDTRGNLVAVVDPAGGRTELVHDDHGRLVAVTDALGQLTQLETDGAGLPIAVTDPTGAVTSWDRDALGRVVATTGPLGDVTRLSWTPEGQLAARIHPDGATDAYRYDAEGNLVEQVDPAGFVASTEYTHFDLPAARTSPDGTRMAFGYDTELRLTSVTSPQGLVWRYEYDAAGQLVAESDFDGRTVRYGYDAAGHLVERTNGAGETVTYTRDPLGRVVGKSGPSGLTTFAYDARGRVVRATSPDAEVVLERDLLGRVTAETCDGRRLTSRYDPLGRRTRRVTPSGVQSAWEYDPAGRPLTLRTAGQVLTFTHDAAGRELERLLARDAPGGAEVLLTQRWDTRDRLRSQTLVAGSSRRPAVGQPGGAATLLQRRDFAYTSDGYLAEIDDLGAGFHRFELDAMRRVTGVQGAAWAERYAYDPAGNLVGASWPASLGPGTADEQGAREHSGTLIRQAGATRYEHDAQSRVILRQQSYDSEETGTWRYSWDADDHLTGVTTADGTRWRYRYDAFGRRVAKQRLNGADDIVEQTAFVWDGLVLAEQHHTVHAKSDGTGDPATTVTTWDWEPNTFRPLTQSERHPIDHQTLSLDCGPDDPGQAWYDAQFHAIITDLIGTPTELVNPDGHLAWHSRTTLWGVSPPPAPATTDCPLRFPGQYHDPETGLNYNFHRYYDPFTAGYQTPDPLGLAAAPNPRSYVRNPLSWLDPYGLAPCSLNPNTIRFSQSSVNDAREIIDSMRTVGWVGGAIDAVRMPDGVLTSVDNTRVLAARHAGIDVQAEIHEFNETLPVDNIRRFRFPRGSAPNWGDAILARIGRQREGFRDTNPYGTFDMPRWNGS
- a CDS encoding ATPase translates to MPNEPTNDAPDDKPAAGGREFAIEREVELRTTPEDYWDAVTTGNAAWLWPMEAPEPRVGGAAAFGGTVLAWEPPHHLIMRSEGPDGWFNQLEHLIEARDGGTTWVRYVHSGVLVDDWDNQYDGAGKHTDFYLHTLGRYLRYYNGRPARYVSVDAPAASVTPDGFDALRRAAGLADATVGDRVQLTIPGLPTLDAAVDYLTPHFLGFHTEDAMYRVFGRNAFGAPVAVAVHLFSPDADEPIVDKALRAWLDGVYA